The DNA segment AGAAAAGAGGCCTACCTCCTCGTATCTTTGGTTCGGGGTGAATCGTCAGCTTCAATACCCTTTCTAGCATCAGGGTCATCCAGAGACCCGTTTCTATCATTTTTACCGTCTGCAGATGCTGGATCCTTTTCAGAAGCCTCTTCATCACTGCTTggctttttctctgttttagaCTCAACATCTGAGGATGAAATGTCTTCACCTTCATTTGAAGAGGCAGTAATTTCTTTCTTCCAAGCCGATGATTTTTCCTTTGGAGGGGCTATGACGTTTTGAACATCAAGTGTAAGCTCCTTCACAAAGACAAACCCTGAAAGTAGAGAAAAATTAGTATGCCAAATTCAAGTGTTCGACTTCAAAATTCATGCTTCCTCGATAATATTGATTAAACATCTTAAGCCATGCTTCCTCCATAATCTCATCTAACAAAGATAACTAAATCGAAACCGCAAGTATACCTTCCTCCTCTAGCTTATCCCATTCTTCATCCCAATCCGCAGAACCTTCCTGGATTCCAGGCTGCCAACCTGTGAAAAGCGAAAAAAAtgaatacataaaaaaaatgtataccaTTGTATAGAACAAAAGTATTTCTTGCAACAATACATAAAGAGCCAAATATACTGAGTTTCGTGTTGTGCACAAGCATCAACGTTTAatcaaatacttaaataataaaattacaaGATCCTAAAATCAAAAGCCACATAATATTGTAACCATTCCTGCCACTGATTGAGAGAATACAATATTAAAAGTGTTATTTCATTGGAGTCAAGAAGGGGTAAATCTATACCAAAAGGAAGTTCCACCAGAGTAGTGGGTTTGCCACGTACTCCATATTGTTTGCAGCGctcattcaaatttctaatcAGTTCCTCAAGGCCTGATTGGATGTGTTCAGTGCGCTCCTACAAGACAACATTCAGCTAACTACAACCACCAATCACAATCAATCAACGGGATAGCACGCGTGGCTTACCTTAACAACACCATCATCAAGCTTGCCTTCTTCAAATTTGACTATTGCCTGGTACAATTCCATTTTCTTCTCCTGCAATTTAAAGGGAggtttatcatatttttaaggAGACATATAGCTCGCAAATAATTCAAATTAAGCCATGTTACTGGGATATTGCTTGTAAACTACCTGTATATCACGGAACGTGGCCTCTTCAATAGTCAATTTAGAGCCTACATTGCCAGACTTCTTGTATTTCTCCTCATATTTCTTTGCTAGAGATTCAAGCTGGATTACAGATTTGGTATGTTAAGTAAACAAAACTGGATGTGTAATACCATTACAGAAGCAGCACAGTGCCACGAAAACTGTATACCTCACGTTTATCACCCGAGACTCTCTCCGTAATCTCATTGTACCTGTTGTCACATCTGCTCTTATATAAAACCTGTCACCCAAGGAACCAAAGGGTGAAGGTCAAAGAAACAAACTTATCGTTGGTAATAGTAAGGAAGTTCCTCAAAAGAACTATATTCCTCGAGCTTTTAAGATCACTTCAGCACAAATCAACCAACAAAACTATACAATAATAATACTGTCAAACAGGTGTTTGCCACTAATACTGGATCAAAATAAGCAATTAAAACAACATTTTGGGAAAGAAAAGACCAACCGGAATAAGCAGAAATACTTACAAGTTCCTGCATCTTAGCATGGAAGAACTCGATTTTTTGCTTGGAATCAGCTATTTCTTTTTCAAGCTCATCCACCTGATGACCAAAATACAAggattttgagaaaagaaaGAGCAGTCACATAAATTTCTAGGCTATGTCAAATTTCAGTCAATAACTGATCTCCTATGCGAAGAAAGAACACAAATTGCCAGAAGTAGTATCAAAACAGGTTTGCAAACAGTGAAAAAAAGGAATTATGTATAGTTTCCAGAGGCTGTCTGATAACGCTAACCTAAAAAAACTACCACATTGGCAAATTAGAAAGCAAATCAGAGAGAAACCAGAGAGTGCCTTTTTATCAATGGCAGTTGCTTCTTCAAACTTCGAGTTGAGTGAATCCTGCTCCTCTTTACTAAGTTGATCCACCAGATGTTTTTCCAGCTCAGGCATCTTACGCTTTGGCTGAGTGGGCTGGACCATTCCATCACTAGGTGAGAGAGGAACCGGTCTCGGAGGCTTTCCTTTGGGAATAGCTGGTGGCCTCGAACCCCCATGAAGTTGATGATGTTGCGCACCTACAATATTTGGTCCAGAAATAAACATGCCGCCAGCAGAAAAAATGCAAGtaatacagaaaaggtttggGTGATGCCATACCATGTGGATGTCCCCAGGACGCATTGCCATGTGGCGCCACAGATTGACCAGGAGAGGTAAACATGCTCTCACTAGATATTATGGTGCTTGGGAACACTGGGGGAAGAGGTCGGCCCTCTCTATAACGCTCCATTAGATAGACAGCAATACAAAATTCCCTTAGAGAGAGCATGCTATCATTATCTTGATCGGATAAATCCCAAACCTGCTTCAAAGCCTCTGTAATACCAAGGAACAGCATTGGAAACACACATAAACTGTCTACATTCCcataaaacacaaaaaaagtatACATAACGAAACAAGCGTcacttaattaattaaaatgcaTGTTCACCATCATAACAACAAGCTCAAACTGAAACAAGACCATTGATAACGGATGAAgtaacaaaaacgaaaatgtAGCCTACCTTGCGGGAGCTTCCAACTGAAAAACAGATTGCGAGCTTGGTTCCCGGTAATCTTTCCGTCCCTATCAGTGTCAACTTGCACAAAAACCTTGGTATACTTCTGGACATCAGCTGGAGTCATTTTTGGCCAAGGGGCTTGTGAGTGGGAGTGGGGTCGGGGCCGGGGCTGGTGGTGGGGTTGGTGGTGAGGTAGGGGCTGAGGTTGGTGGTGAGGTTGATGGTGAGGTTGGTGGTAAGGCTGGGAATGAGGTTGGTGTTGAGGCTGGGGTTGGTATTGGGGTCGGAGCTGAGCCTGACGCTGGGTCATCTGACTAGAAGCTGACATTCCAGCTCCAACAGTAGAGCCAGTTGTACCAGAAGCTGCACCGGAGGGAGCAAATGGCTGGCTTATTTGTCCAGCAAGCTGATTCTGAACCCCAACAGGATGCTGTCCCAAAGAACCATGTTGCGGGATTGAACTTTGCCTAACTATAGACTGTGCAACCCGAGGAGCCACAACAGTTCCAGAAGACACAGATGAGATGGCCACTGTCGACGTAGTTCCAGTAGTAGGTTGTTTTGGCTCCGTGGAACCAACTGCAAACACATCTCCGAAAAGTGAGTCAGAGGCAAAACCGTTTCCTGATGCCGCCAGTTCCTTGGGATTCTTGCCTACCAATTGACTGGATGGCACATCTAGAGCACGAGCACCTGAAGGAGCAGAAGAATCTTGGGGCTTGTGCACAGGCGCTGATTCTTGAGGTCTAGCGGTTGTAGAGCTTATTACTGCTGGTGTCATATGCGGTGTTGGTATATGGTTAGCAACTGAATTAGGTGCAGTACGAGGCGCACCAGCCCCTCCAGCTGGCATACCCTGgctttgaaagttttgcggTGGTTGAGCCGGACGTGGCCCATTAAATTGATTCTGCTGGCCCGGGACTACTTGTTGATTACTAGTGCTTACGGTGCCGCCCATTTGACCTCCCCTCATACCAGCCGCTACTGATGATGGCATCGATGTAGCTCCCTGAGCTTGTGTAGCAGGCACAACTCCCCTGGGCTGTGGAGAGGGTGTTGCAGCAAGATTTATCTTGGGAGCAGGGATATTAGCTGAAGCAGGACTATAAATTGCAGCCTTCACTATCTCAGGCGTCAATTCCCGTCTACTTTGTGCCACAGTTACCAACTTTAAAGCATTGTAGAACTCCGCTCGACCAAGGTAACCAGCCTTTTTTGCATCCGCGTAGGACCATACCTACAagcatgataaaaaaaaaaaaaaagctataacATCAACATATACAAAGATTAATAATAGCCACAATAGGAGCTGAAAAACTTATATATGCACAAATCTGCAGAATGTTGTCTACAGTCCAGCAACGTATGATAGAATTCAAATACATCTAGATTGCTTCTCTATTTCAATATTTCCACTAAATAGACTACAAGCTCCCGAATGAAAAGAGAGGCTTCATCTAGATCCAATTCAAAAGGAACCTGAGCAAGGACGTTCTTAGGCAAATTGGAGGCTTGGAAGAAAGCGACAGCCTCAGCACCACTGATACGACCATCTCCGTCCAAATCTGCTCTCCTGAAATACGTATCGAACAGATCCTGGCTCCCCGTCGGCCTCGGCGCCGCCATTTGGAAACGGAGGATGGTCCGGAAGACAGTGTCCCACAACAAGATGCGTGGAAAAGCCCTAACACATGAGGCTGGCCGAGTCCAATCGTTAGATCACCGCATCGCGGGGAGGTTCGATTGGAAGGAAGGAGAAATGAGATCGGTGGCGGTGAAGATAGCGACGGTTACGAGAGGCggagaggatgatgatgatgatgatgatcccgACAGAGAAACAATCCAATTCCCGGGGATTTGAGATGGAAACCGGTTCAGCCCGATGGAGGAGGAGATTTTGGGAAAGTTATttgatgagaaaaaaataatgttattttgTTAAATCGCATAACTACCTCGAGATGCAAATAATAATACGGACAGAGCTTattgctttaaaaaataaaaataatatacaatttccttttattatattatatcagCTTGCTCGACTGATAACGATGTCTATGATCTCAGAGAGAGATGTAATATGAGCAAGTTCTCTGCTTTAGTAGTTCTTAACTACTCATTTCTACTATACGACGGCGTTTACTCATATCTACCCAGTTTCAAGAGCTCTTGCTCCAAGTCCTCAAAAGGTTAGAGGTAGAGATTGATTGTTTGTAgtttttgctttagtttttggtttttgtttttgcgaaaatcattttttatccaattaagtttttggttttagttttagtttttgttttgtaaaaactaTGTGAATTGCCAATCAAGATTTTCAATAAATAGATTCTCTAAAATTTAGGAAAACTAGTTTTTCAAAAGTTTAACTATTTAatgaagaaaaaccaaaaaccaacttttttgagtttttatgaaaaaaaaacgaattttgattttttttttgtagaaacttctatattttaattaatcaaataattaaaaaaaaatattttcatacaaataaaaatatcatacaaTTTGTTTACATAAGATATCATTtaaaatgtgaaatattttaatttgtgtttcatatctgtaaataattttttataaataatattatttaattttaaaacttagttattagtttctataaataagataattatattattttaataattattaatcacATTAAAAATgacgaaaattataaaaacataatatattttattaatacaatatattgtattaatcctgaaatataaaaattaccattcaacttaaagaaaatataaataatttatataaaaaaaattataattagattcaaaattttatgtattttatttttatataatttataatatttatataagaaaactattgatattcaagttttaaaaattaaaaataatttatataagaaaagttTCTAAGTAGTTTcagaatttaatatttttggtgtaatttatatatattttatgatttatattttactataatatatttttataaaaatataataattaaaatatgttattttaatttattttaaaataata comes from the Brassica napus cultivar Da-Ae chromosome A7, Da-Ae, whole genome shotgun sequence genome and includes:
- the LOC106371067 gene encoding epidermal growth factor receptor substrate 15-like 1 — translated: MAAPRPTGSQDLFDTYFRRADLDGDGRISGAEAVAFFQASNLPKNVLAQVWSYADAKKAGYLGRAEFYNALKLVTVAQSRRELTPEIVKAAIYSPASANIPAPKINLAATPSPQPRGVVPATQAQGATSMPSSVAAGMRGGQMGGTVSTSNQQVVPGQQNQFNGPRPAQPPQNFQSQGMPAGGAGAPRTAPNSVANHIPTPHMTPAVISSTTARPQESAPVHKPQDSSAPSGARALDVPSSQLVGKNPKELAASGNGFASDSLFGDVFAVGSTEPKQPTTGTTSTVAISSVSSGTVVAPRVAQSIVRQSSIPQHGSLGQHPVGVQNQLAGQISQPFAPSGAASGTTGSTVGAGMSASSQMTQRQAQLRPQYQPQPQHQPHSQPYHQPHHQPHHQPQPLPHHQPHHQPRPRPHSHSQAPWPKMTPADVQKYTKVFVQVDTDRDGKITGNQARNLFFSWKLPQEALKQVWDLSDQDNDSMLSLREFCIAVYLMERYREGRPLPPVFPSTIISSESMFTSPGQSVAPHGNASWGHPHGAQHHQLHGGSRPPAIPKGKPPRPVPLSPSDGMVQPTQPKRKMPELEKHLVDQLSKEEQDSLNSKFEEATAIDKKVDELEKEIADSKQKIEFFHAKMQELVLYKSRCDNRYNEITERVSGDKRELESLAKKYEEKYKKSGNVGSKLTIEEATFRDIQEKKMELYQAIVKFEEGKLDDGVVKERTEHIQSGLEELIRNLNERCKQYGVRGKPTTLVELPFGWQPGIQEGSADWDEEWDKLEEEGFVFVKELTLDVQNVIAPPKEKSSAWKKEITASSNEGEDISSSDVESKTEKKPSSDEEASEKDPASADGKNDRNGSLDDPDARKGIEADDSPRTKDTRSENGHDDGESTASAGKTVNYDSHDETDSVSSFNGKDKDHEKHDSGFGFGFGFDDFSIKPIKTGSTLSNDFLPPKLSIFSDSVPSPSANANDGFTAKPSLFADSVPSTPATTTASYSGNKSYFDDSVPSTPAYAGKSFFDDSVPSTPAYPGNMFPEKKSFFDDSVPSTPAYSTSDFGGKPFASETPRSDNLFPGRSPFMFDSVPSTPAAHDDFSSNTFSRFDSFNSNNNDAFSLSRSDSMRSTSEPDPFASRFDSFNYQRYDSFNAQSYDSSSNNYAAETPKASLTRFDSIGSTRDADYSHGFGFDDHDPFGSTGPFKTTTNTAETPRSSDHWNAF